A stretch of the Polluticoccus soli genome encodes the following:
- a CDS encoding response regulator, which produces MKKVIVAEDDAGVQDSIRMVLEDAGYDVTVLSGGESLLGTEYDLPDVFILDKQLSGVDGLDICRFLKTQGRTKNIPVIMISASSRIDMLAKDAQADGVLEKPFRIEALRDMVARHTA; this is translated from the coding sequence ATGAAAAAAGTGATAGTAGCGGAAGACGATGCGGGAGTACAGGATTCCATCCGGATGGTGCTGGAGGATGCAGGTTATGATGTCACTGTATTGAGCGGCGGCGAGTCCTTATTAGGAACTGAATACGATCTGCCGGATGTTTTCATTTTGGATAAGCAGCTGTCGGGGGTAGATGGTTTGGATATCTGCAGATTTTTGAAAACGCAGGGCAGAACCAAAAATATCCCCGTGATCATGATTTCTGCCAGCTCCCGTATCGACATGTTGGCCAAAGATGCACAGGCCGACGGCGTCCTCGAAAAACCATTCCGTATCGAGGCCCTCCGCGATATGGTGGCAAGGCATACCGCGTAA
- a CDS encoding efflux RND transporter permease subunit: MSITELSIKRPLLITVIFVTLILFGWVTYKQLDYNLLPKIEANVVSVQTTYRGASSDEVQNSVTKPVEEAVGAIEGVNHVSSTSQEGVSIVTIELKPNADVNLAQRDAERKINEVKSKLPDDADDPIVRKFNTDELPILRISATSKLSEPELYDLVDNKVKPLLQNVPGVGQVSLIGGNEREIQVALDNDKLQAYGISSMQVNQVIANSNSSYPAGDVETSSTRFSLRMDAKTTKVEDMRNLIVRENKDGSRVLLKDVATVTDAQTEASTINRINGQSGIGIQISKQADANAVEVSKEAKAKLEEIKKQFAGQGFDYQIASDQSVYTLASADAVVHDLFLAVLIVGAVMLMFLHSLRSSLFVLVAIPSAMIPTFILMYVFGFSLNLMTLMGLSLVVGILVDDSIVVLENIYRHMEMGKHKRIAALEGRNEIGFTAMAITLVDVVVFVPLALAGGLIGNILREFSLVVVFSTLMSLFVSFTLTPLLASRWGKLEVLSKKSLWGRINLGFEKIIDKLKDGYTQILRWSLGHKRYILGTVLVLLIGSIALLPAGFIGTAFAGNGDRGEFTVQIETSAQTPLYQTNQAVKQVEQLLLSKPEVVKVFSNVGTQTGTMSASSNSNLAEIAVTLVDKKQRSMSTDDFGAKMRDEIGAIPGIKISILPVSITGNAQAPIQIAVKGADMDSIWKAAKQLRDVVASTPGTDYVQFSTKSPKSEISVDINRERVSQYGLTVPEVGNAVQLAFRGNDQTKFKEGGEEYPINLTLDKGDRLDMESVKNLTIRNSKGAIVRLDQVADVKEVLGQSVLERTDKLNTIKVTSAAVGRPSGTIVADIQKKLADVKLPHGVSIDYLGDAKNQKDAFGSLGLAMGLGIILVYLIMVALYESVVYPFVVLFSIPVAIVGALLALALTMESLNIFAIVGLIMLLGLVAKNGILIVDFTNELHAKGYGLTEALIEAGKERLRPILMTTIAMIVGMLPIALAHGAGAEVKNAMAWVIIGGLTSSLLLTLVLVPSMYMIIEKARLKVGRMVNKRKRRIAIDAAIPEEAATATIYN; this comes from the coding sequence ATGTCGATAACAGAATTATCAATCAAACGCCCGCTACTGATCACCGTAATATTTGTTACGCTGATACTGTTTGGCTGGGTGACTTACAAGCAGTTGGATTATAACCTGCTGCCTAAGATAGAAGCAAACGTGGTGTCGGTACAGACAACCTACCGCGGTGCTTCGTCTGATGAAGTACAGAATAGCGTGACCAAACCTGTGGAAGAAGCAGTTGGAGCTATCGAGGGGGTGAACCACGTTTCGTCTACTTCGCAGGAAGGTGTATCTATCGTTACAATAGAATTGAAGCCTAATGCGGACGTGAACCTCGCACAAAGAGATGCAGAACGCAAGATCAACGAGGTGAAGTCGAAGCTGCCAGATGACGCAGACGATCCAATCGTCAGGAAGTTCAACACAGACGAACTGCCTATCCTCCGCATCAGCGCAACCAGCAAACTGAGCGAACCTGAATTGTACGATCTTGTTGACAATAAGGTGAAACCCCTGCTGCAAAACGTGCCAGGCGTAGGCCAGGTATCGCTGATAGGTGGCAATGAAAGGGAAATACAGGTAGCATTGGATAACGACAAGCTGCAAGCCTATGGAATTTCATCCATGCAGGTAAACCAGGTTATTGCCAATAGCAATAGCTCTTACCCCGCCGGCGACGTGGAGACCAGCAGCACCCGTTTCTCACTGAGGATGGATGCCAAAACTACTAAGGTAGAAGACATGCGCAACCTAATTGTTCGCGAGAATAAAGATGGCAGCCGCGTATTGCTGAAAGATGTTGCTACCGTTACCGATGCGCAAACAGAAGCCAGCACTATCAACCGTATCAACGGCCAGTCTGGTATCGGTATACAGATATCCAAGCAAGCTGACGCCAACGCTGTAGAAGTAAGTAAAGAAGCGAAGGCTAAACTGGAAGAGATCAAAAAGCAATTCGCAGGCCAGGGATTTGACTACCAGATCGCGTCCGACCAGTCGGTCTATACACTGGCGTCCGCCGATGCTGTGGTACATGATCTGTTCCTTGCCGTGCTGATAGTTGGTGCAGTGATGCTAATGTTCTTGCATAGTCTTCGCAGCTCGCTCTTCGTACTGGTTGCAATTCCATCTGCAATGATACCAACGTTCATCCTGATGTATGTCTTCGGTTTTTCGCTGAACCTGATGACGCTGATGGGACTTTCACTGGTTGTTGGTATCCTGGTGGATGATAGTATCGTGGTACTGGAAAACATTTACCGCCACATGGAAATGGGTAAGCACAAACGCATTGCCGCTCTGGAAGGTCGTAATGAGATAGGCTTCACAGCCATGGCCATTACACTGGTGGATGTTGTGGTGTTTGTGCCACTGGCTCTGGCAGGCGGTCTAATCGGTAATATCCTCCGTGAGTTCTCGCTGGTGGTAGTGTTCTCTACACTTATGAGTCTGTTCGTGTCCTTCACCCTGACGCCGCTACTGGCTTCACGTTGGGGTAAGCTCGAGGTGTTGAGCAAGAAATCGCTTTGGGGCAGGATAAACCTTGGTTTTGAAAAGATCATTGACAAGCTGAAAGACGGTTATACACAGATCCTTCGCTGGTCACTGGGACACAAACGTTATATACTGGGTACCGTGCTGGTATTGTTGATCGGCTCGATTGCATTACTTCCTGCCGGTTTCATCGGCACTGCATTTGCGGGCAACGGCGATCGGGGAGAGTTTACAGTGCAGATCGAAACATCGGCACAAACGCCGCTGTACCAAACCAACCAGGCTGTGAAGCAGGTAGAACAGCTGCTGCTGTCGAAACCAGAAGTGGTAAAAGTATTCTCTAACGTGGGTACGCAAACTGGTACGATGTCAGCTTCATCTAACAGCAACCTGGCGGAAATTGCTGTAACGCTGGTAGATAAAAAACAGCGCTCTATGTCTACAGACGACTTTGGTGCTAAAATGCGCGACGAGATCGGTGCTATACCTGGCATTAAGATATCGATACTTCCGGTGAGCATTACAGGTAATGCTCAGGCCCCTATACAGATCGCTGTTAAAGGTGCCGACATGGACTCTATCTGGAAAGCTGCAAAGCAACTGCGTGATGTCGTAGCTTCTACACCGGGTACAGACTATGTGCAGTTCAGTACTAAAAGTCCTAAGTCAGAGATATCGGTAGATATCAATAGGGAAAGGGTATCGCAATACGGCCTTACCGTCCCTGAGGTTGGTAACGCGGTGCAGCTGGCCTTCCGTGGTAACGATCAAACCAAGTTTAAAGAGGGCGGTGAGGAATATCCCATCAACCTGACACTGGATAAAGGTGACCGTCTGGATATGGAGAGTGTGAAGAATCTAACAATCCGTAATAGTAAAGGTGCTATCGTTCGTCTCGACCAGGTGGCTGATGTAAAAGAAGTTCTTGGCCAATCGGTGCTAGAACGCACCGACAAACTGAATACTATTAAAGTGACTTCGGCAGCTGTTGGTCGTCCTTCAGGTACCATTGTTGCCGATATACAGAAGAAACTAGCTGACGTAAAACTGCCGCACGGTGTGAGTATTGACTACCTGGGTGATGCAAAGAACCAGAAAGACGCCTTCGGTAGCCTTGGCCTGGCAATGGGACTGGGTATAATACTGGTGTACCTTATTATGGTGGCCCTTTATGAAAGCGTAGTGTATCCATTTGTGGTACTGTTCTCGATACCTGTGGCGATTGTTGGTGCATTGCTTGCCCTGGCGCTTACTATGGAGTCTCTCAATATATTCGCTATCGTAGGTCTGATCATGTTGTTAGGTCTTGTGGCTAAGAACGGTATCCTGATAGTGGACTTTACCAACGAGTTGCATGCAAAAGGTTATGGACTTACCGAGGCGCTGATAGAAGCAGGTAAAGAGCGTCTACGCCCTATCCTGATGACGACCATAGCCATGATAGTAGGTATGTTACCTATCGCTCTTGCTCATGGTGCAGGTGCCGAAGTAAAGAATGCTATGGCCTGGGTGATCATCGGTGGTTTGACCAGCTCTCTGTTGCTGACTCTTGTATTGGTACCTTCTATGTACATGATCATCGAAAAGGCAAGGCTGAAAGTGGGCCGCATGGTGAACAAACGTAAACGTCGTATCGCTATAGATGCAGCGATACCGGAAGAAGCTGCTACTGCTACCATCTATAATTAA
- a CDS encoding ATP-binding protein, producing MVQIDNLADMINDASIDQVLAFDTQMQVISWNKTCEQFSGISKNEIMGRNLIEFFPEINNHEEVIKAIDMAMRGFKTFVPAGKGSYGGGYFESHFIPLKDDRGEVFGVMNIKHDVSHRIKAENELKNLNKALVRKNKELKQTNADLLTFTHVTSHDLKEPLRKIYTFVEMILTEDGRQLSEKSKGYFKRIQSSAQRMGLLTDDLLTFAQVNDDDTEREETDLNQLLQHAKVQLDNVIARKKAIIESGELPNVTGNAKLLTQMMVSIISNALKFQEEGSVPHIVINATIANGIDLKHPDALDGTNYHRISFKDNGIGFDSKYTNKIFQMFQRLHSSSKYFGTGIGLALCQKILDKHNGFITVESEPGKGSTFNVFLPVE from the coding sequence ATGGTACAGATCGATAACCTAGCAGATATGATCAATGACGCCAGCATAGACCAGGTGTTGGCATTTGATACCCAAATGCAGGTGATATCCTGGAACAAAACCTGCGAACAATTTTCCGGCATCAGTAAGAACGAGATCATGGGAAGAAACCTCATCGAGTTTTTCCCTGAGATAAATAATCATGAAGAGGTGATCAAAGCTATCGATATGGCCATGCGGGGCTTCAAGACCTTTGTGCCCGCCGGTAAGGGATCATATGGCGGTGGGTATTTTGAGAGTCATTTCATTCCGCTGAAAGACGACCGTGGAGAAGTTTTCGGCGTGATGAACATTAAGCATGATGTATCGCACCGTATAAAAGCAGAAAACGAATTGAAGAACCTGAACAAAGCATTGGTGCGCAAAAACAAAGAACTGAAACAAACCAATGCTGACCTGCTGACGTTCACCCATGTCACCAGCCACGACCTGAAGGAGCCGCTACGAAAGATCTACACCTTTGTTGAAATGATCTTGACAGAAGATGGCAGGCAACTCTCTGAAAAGAGTAAAGGCTATTTCAAACGAATACAGTCTTCGGCACAGCGCATGGGGCTGCTGACCGACGACCTTCTAACCTTTGCGCAGGTAAATGACGACGACACGGAAAGGGAAGAAACAGACCTAAACCAGCTGTTGCAGCACGCCAAAGTCCAGCTGGATAATGTTATCGCCAGAAAGAAGGCTATTATAGAATCGGGCGAACTGCCCAATGTGACAGGCAACGCTAAACTTTTGACGCAAATGATGGTGAGCATTATCAGCAACGCCCTGAAATTCCAGGAAGAAGGCAGTGTACCACATATTGTGATCAATGCAACTATTGCTAACGGGATTGATCTAAAGCACCCGGACGCCCTGGATGGCACCAATTATCACCGCATTAGCTTCAAAGACAATGGTATCGGCTTCGATAGCAAGTACACCAATAAGATATTCCAGATGTTCCAGCGACTGCATAGCAGCAGTAAATATTTCGGCACAGGAATAGGCCTGGCACTTTGCCAAAAGATATTGGATAAACACAACGGCTTTATCACGGTAGAAAGTGAGCCTGGTAAGGGCAGTACATTCAATGTCTTTTTACCGGTAGAGTAA
- a CDS encoding PAS domain S-box protein, whose product MNGDIVTQSHPLEISQDTDFIQVVTEIMPAVVAVIALPSREIIYHNKDAMTLLGFDTDNIQQMSFSDRVSLFHPDDLPLIQDYYDRFSSLGDNEENYVEYRLRNKKDQWVFLSARGKVFKRDDNSNVTQILMVGQDITTRKKVEDDLDQSKELLQAVLNNTASSIMLLKPVRDRENVIVDFEYLFTNQQTLISMNRDLLVGKLFTEEFDGLKGSDLFHEYVRVIETGNSYQAEVDVEPFGAPVWVQVFARKMDDCLLVTYFDITERKKAEKENKDQTHYLKAIAETNPDMISVINLETNDIEFANVTAFIRQGFGSVIEPFATRESNERRTAICPDDRKAVENYFGSFRNTGDDEVQKVEYRAYNDNGELMSFIAQGRVFKKDEKGIPTHCVNIVHNITERKKAEKAIEEQAHFIQSITNAVPSIILIIRHPSGVIEFSNRDAFELLGFDLKEMLNGGWEDRIQVYHQDDIQKLKDYYGRFDLLADDAENSLEYRVKNRKGEWVWMDVRGKVFERDAQGKVVRTLHTGRDITQRKKAEEEILNLKDEIAKSAEDKYRTLFNSMDEGYCIIQMIYDEKGQVSDWRFLDVNPAFERHNGLSNASGRTIRELAPTIESKWLNIYGKVAETGESIRFEEDSEAFHRVFDLYAFRIGAPDDHKVAVLFSDITGRKRSELALRESEQRLKDLIRQKDDFIGIASHELKTPVTSIKNYAELVQERLEETGGNNNITLLQRLNEQIDRLSHLINNLLDTTKVSEGRMSFNFRTLDITEVLREKIEEMASPGGHKIVLHADSLPDVIADRERIGQVVTNLLSNAVKYSPLGSTVSVNAARSGNAIRVTVSDEGMGIPEEDLPKVFDRFFRVTSNQRDTYPGMGLGLYISAEIVRRHGGIIEVKSSPGLGAEFSFTVPFGQ is encoded by the coding sequence ATGAACGGAGATATTGTGACGCAATCCCACCCACTGGAAATATCGCAGGATACTGATTTCATCCAGGTGGTCACCGAAATAATGCCGGCAGTAGTAGCTGTTATCGCTCTTCCATCAAGGGAGATCATATACCACAACAAAGATGCTATGACCTTACTGGGCTTTGACACAGACAATATCCAACAAATGTCGTTTAGTGATCGTGTCAGCCTTTTCCATCCAGATGATCTGCCTCTTATCCAGGATTATTACGACCGTTTTTCTTCGCTCGGCGACAATGAAGAAAATTACGTGGAGTACCGGCTTAGAAATAAAAAAGATCAATGGGTATTCTTGTCTGCGCGCGGTAAAGTGTTCAAGCGCGATGATAATAGTAATGTTACTCAGATCCTGATGGTTGGCCAGGACATTACCACGCGGAAAAAAGTCGAAGACGACCTGGATCAAAGCAAGGAATTGCTGCAAGCTGTATTGAATAATACAGCCAGTAGCATAATGCTGCTAAAGCCGGTTAGGGATAGAGAAAATGTCATCGTTGATTTTGAATACCTCTTCACCAATCAGCAAACCCTGATATCTATGAACAGGGATTTGCTGGTGGGCAAGTTGTTTACGGAGGAGTTTGACGGTCTGAAAGGTTCTGACCTGTTTCACGAATATGTTCGGGTGATAGAAACCGGCAACAGCTACCAGGCAGAAGTGGATGTAGAGCCGTTTGGTGCACCGGTTTGGGTGCAGGTGTTTGCTCGAAAAATGGATGACTGCCTATTGGTGACCTATTTCGATATCACAGAGCGTAAAAAAGCCGAAAAGGAAAATAAAGACCAGACTCACTACCTTAAGGCCATTGCTGAGACCAATCCGGATATGATCAGTGTGATCAACCTGGAAACAAACGATATCGAATTTGCGAATGTAACGGCATTTATCCGACAGGGATTTGGGTCGGTAATAGAGCCGTTTGCGACGAGAGAGTCAAATGAAAGGCGAACAGCCATCTGTCCTGATGACCGCAAAGCGGTTGAAAATTATTTCGGGTCGTTCCGCAATACGGGCGATGACGAAGTTCAGAAGGTGGAGTATCGTGCATACAATGATAATGGTGAGCTGATGTCCTTCATTGCCCAGGGAAGGGTTTTCAAAAAGGACGAAAAAGGCATCCCAACGCATTGCGTTAACATTGTGCATAACATAACCGAACGAAAAAAAGCTGAAAAGGCTATAGAAGAGCAGGCACATTTTATCCAGTCTATCACAAATGCTGTCCCTAGTATTATTCTAATAATCCGGCATCCTTCGGGAGTGATCGAGTTTAGTAACCGTGACGCGTTTGAACTTTTGGGATTTGATCTAAAAGAAATGCTGAATGGAGGATGGGAAGACCGGATACAAGTATACCATCAGGATGACATTCAAAAGCTAAAAGACTACTATGGCCGTTTTGATCTGCTAGCTGATGACGCAGAAAATAGCCTTGAATACAGGGTGAAAAATAGAAAAGGAGAATGGGTATGGATGGACGTACGTGGTAAGGTTTTTGAGCGGGATGCGCAGGGTAAGGTGGTCCGTACTCTTCATACAGGACGGGACATTACACAGCGCAAAAAAGCGGAGGAGGAGATCCTCAATCTAAAAGACGAAATTGCAAAAAGTGCTGAGGATAAATACCGCACACTTTTCAACTCAATGGATGAAGGTTATTGCATCATCCAGATGATCTACGATGAGAAGGGCCAGGTAAGTGACTGGCGTTTTTTAGACGTTAATCCTGCTTTTGAAAGGCATAACGGCCTGAGCAATGCATCCGGAAGGACGATACGTGAACTTGCCCCTACCATTGAATCTAAATGGCTAAATATCTATGGTAAAGTGGCCGAGACAGGCGAAAGCATCCGTTTTGAAGAGGATTCAGAAGCATTTCATCGCGTTTTTGACCTGTATGCTTTCCGCATAGGAGCACCCGACGACCATAAGGTTGCTGTTCTGTTTTCGGATATAACCGGGCGAAAGAGATCGGAATTGGCTTTGCGCGAAAGCGAGCAGCGATTGAAAGATTTGATCAGGCAAAAGGATGATTTCATTGGCATTGCCAGTCACGAGCTAAAAACGCCGGTTACGAGTATAAAAAATTACGCTGAGTTGGTCCAGGAGCGCCTGGAAGAAACGGGGGGCAACAACAACATCACCTTGTTACAGCGGCTAAATGAGCAAATAGACAGGTTGTCGCATTTGATCAATAACCTGCTCGATACCACCAAGGTATCGGAAGGGAGGATGAGTTTCAATTTTAGGACGTTGGATATAACCGAAGTGCTGCGCGAAAAGATCGAAGAAATGGCAAGTCCCGGCGGCCATAAGATCGTGCTGCATGCGGATAGTCTGCCCGATGTAATTGCAGACCGAGAGCGTATAGGACAGGTGGTCACAAACCTGTTGTCGAATGCGGTAAAATATTCGCCGCTTGGTAGTACCGTATCGGTGAACGCAGCCCGATCGGGAAATGCAATAAGAGTAACTGTAAGTGACGAAGGAATGGGTATTCCCGAAGAAGACCTGCCAAAGGTATTTGACCGGTTTTTTCGTGTTACTTCTAACCAACGGGACACTTACCCGGGTATGGGCCTTGGGTTATACATTTCGGCTGAGATCGTTCGCAGGCACGGTGGAATAATTGAGGTGAAAAGTAGTCCCGGGCTGGGTGCTGAGTTTAGTTTTACTGTTCCTTTCGGGCAGTAA
- a CDS encoding SRPBCC family protein, whose amino-acid sequence MSSNSVSLYRMVATTPEKLYRAFTEAAAIASWLPPYGFVCTVHEMDPKVGGKFRMSFQNFSTGNSHSFGGTYVELKPNEFLKYTDKFDDPNLPGEMTTSVWLKKTIAGTELKIVQEGIPPQIPAEMCYLGWQDSLDKLIRLVQPEIPDGA is encoded by the coding sequence ATGTCAAGCAACAGCGTATCACTATACAGGATGGTCGCCACAACTCCCGAAAAACTATACAGGGCATTTACCGAGGCCGCAGCAATTGCCTCGTGGCTGCCTCCATACGGCTTTGTATGCACCGTACACGAAATGGACCCCAAAGTGGGCGGCAAGTTCAGGATGTCGTTCCAGAATTTCTCTACCGGTAACAGCCATTCCTTCGGCGGAACCTATGTGGAATTGAAACCAAACGAGTTCCTGAAGTACACCGACAAATTCGACGACCCCAACCTGCCAGGCGAAATGACCACCAGCGTGTGGCTGAAAAAAACCATAGCCGGCACCGAACTGAAGATCGTCCAGGAAGGCATACCGCCCCAGATACCTGCAGAAATGTGCTACCTGGGCTGGCAGGATTCGCTGGATAAGTTGATCAGGCTCGTACAACCAGAGATACCCGATGGTGCATAA
- a CDS encoding gliding motility-associated C-terminal domain-containing protein, with product MNNHYNSISQMTLPTGRNRKRVFSCMRFYKAFLIAVLLMLSAGRLFATHFYGVDLYYKHIAGNTYRVSIVAYGDCSGTQFPSFSVNKPQIQIFKGNAEFLTDLLDHEPPQEGIEVTPVCPAELANTTCVNPAGSVPGVKKFVYSKEFTLSGPAPDWKFVFKGYTDGTTIAGRSNSLTNVSPPGIIRLEATLDNTQHNNSSPEYTTIATPFYCISRPVNFNPGAVDADGDSLVYELVDGLDTVGLVTYIPPYTGSNPIAVATGAFKFSKSTGQLNFTPNITQKSLVVYRVSEYRKGVLLGTSMREMTVVIMPCNNNPPVGYVSNAAGATIADTVTVQTCKGSHELAFDINPTDADNAIINMVANGLPAGSTLNITNNNSKNPTSRFTWNMPELPDGNYTFFVTYTDDGCPIASKQTQAYTIHIAPDHIFAEAIAADCGEKGFIKVTALPSWVPWTYQVLLEPELVFSGGSSTTTAKTDSLTPAKYKVKAINYFGCTADTVIEIPFNCEIADIPTAFSPNGDGYNDTLLVRGVNIAQMNLAVYNRWGELVFQSHEVNKGWNGGYKGADAPLEVYGYVLSVVFKSGNTFHKKGNITLIR from the coding sequence ATGAACAACCACTATAACTCTATATCGCAGATGACGCTACCAACCGGACGGAACAGAAAGCGCGTCTTTAGTTGCATGCGTTTTTATAAAGCATTTCTAATAGCCGTTTTGCTGATGCTCTCCGCAGGCAGGCTGTTTGCTACCCACTTTTACGGTGTGGATTTGTATTACAAACACATAGCGGGCAACACCTACAGGGTAAGCATTGTGGCTTATGGCGATTGTAGTGGCACACAATTCCCTTCCTTCTCCGTTAATAAACCGCAGATACAGATATTCAAAGGCAATGCAGAATTCCTTACTGACCTGCTGGACCATGAGCCGCCACAGGAAGGTATAGAAGTAACGCCGGTATGTCCCGCCGAATTGGCAAACACTACTTGCGTAAACCCTGCAGGCAGTGTGCCGGGGGTAAAAAAATTCGTGTACTCGAAAGAGTTTACCCTTAGTGGCCCTGCGCCAGACTGGAAATTCGTCTTCAAAGGGTATACAGATGGCACTACCATCGCCGGCCGCAGCAATAGCCTGACCAATGTATCGCCGCCGGGCATCATCAGGCTGGAGGCTACGCTGGATAATACTCAACACAACAACTCGTCTCCCGAATACACTACCATTGCTACTCCATTCTATTGCATAAGCCGGCCCGTAAACTTTAACCCCGGCGCAGTAGATGCCGACGGCGACAGCCTGGTGTACGAACTGGTAGATGGACTGGATACGGTAGGATTGGTAACCTATATCCCACCCTACACAGGCAGTAATCCAATCGCGGTAGCAACCGGTGCATTCAAGTTTAGCAAGAGCACCGGCCAACTGAATTTCACACCGAATATCACACAGAAATCGCTGGTAGTTTACCGGGTGTCAGAATACCGCAAGGGTGTATTGCTCGGAACCAGCATGCGCGAAATGACGGTGGTGATCATGCCCTGCAACAACAACCCGCCGGTAGGTTACGTATCGAATGCAGCAGGTGCCACTATCGCAGACACAGTAACAGTGCAAACCTGCAAAGGCAGTCATGAACTGGCATTTGACATCAATCCTACCGATGCCGATAACGCCATTATCAACATGGTGGCCAACGGTTTACCGGCAGGCTCAACGCTGAATATCACCAATAATAACTCAAAGAACCCCACGAGTCGGTTTACCTGGAATATGCCGGAGTTGCCAGATGGTAACTATACATTCTTTGTTACCTATACCGATGATGGTTGCCCTATAGCTAGCAAACAAACGCAGGCCTATACTATTCACATTGCCCCCGATCACATCTTTGCTGAAGCCATTGCTGCTGATTGCGGAGAGAAAGGCTTTATCAAGGTCACAGCACTACCCAGCTGGGTGCCGTGGACCTACCAGGTGCTACTGGAACCTGAACTTGTATTCAGCGGAGGCAGCAGCACTACAACTGCGAAAACCGATAGCCTTACACCCGCAAAATATAAAGTGAAGGCCATTAACTATTTTGGCTGCACTGCCGATACGGTAATAGAAATACCTTTCAACTGCGAGATAGCGGACATACCTACAGCGTTTAGTCCCAACGGCGATGGCTACAACGATACACTGCTGGTGCGCGGAGTAAACATAGCGCAGATGAACCTTGCCGTCTACAATCGCTGGGGAGAGCTGGTGTTTCAGTCGCACGAAGTAAACAAGGGCTGGAATGGCGGGTATAAAGGAGCAGATGCGCCTTTAGAGGTGTATGGATATGTGCTGTCGGTAGTTTTCAAAAGTGGCAACACCTTTCATAAAAAGGGCAATATCACCTTAATAAGGTAG
- a CDS encoding DUF1801 domain-containing protein, which produces MNKDIQAYHEALASEDQAICNKLFKEISKALPEAENKIWHRHPVWFLEGNPIVGYDKLKNCVRLLFWSGQSFDEPGLAPEGKFKAAEARYTAASEIDTAALQRWLQQSKTVQWDYKNIVKRKGVLERLM; this is translated from the coding sequence ATGAATAAAGACATCCAGGCATACCACGAAGCCTTAGCCTCCGAAGACCAGGCGATATGCAACAAGCTTTTCAAAGAGATCAGCAAGGCCCTGCCCGAGGCTGAGAATAAGATATGGCACCGCCACCCGGTGTGGTTTCTCGAGGGCAACCCTATCGTAGGTTACGATAAACTCAAAAACTGTGTCCGCCTGCTGTTCTGGAGCGGCCAGTCGTTCGACGAGCCGGGACTGGCACCAGAGGGCAAATTCAAGGCAGCCGAGGCGCGTTACACCGCAGCTTCGGAAATAGATACCGCCGCCCTGCAGCGCTGGCTTCAACAGTCGAAGACCGTGCAGTGGGATTACAAGAACATTGTAAAGCGCAAGGGTGTGCTGGAAAGGTTGATGTAA